In a single window of the Nicotiana tomentosiformis chromosome 10, ASM39032v3, whole genome shotgun sequence genome:
- the LOC138899955 gene encoding uncharacterized protein, translated as MKSLLPIHTQWIGLQQFQWRFQSSETEATKLGESSQNVRQIILTEDDRKRIYNPWRYSVIIKLMGKRLMHHYLKQKVQDLWKHNENFSLIDVEEDYYTVKFAKEENMIKVLQNGPCFINGFFLSVQKWVPNFVAKKAQQSYTAIWVRLPQLPTEFYDKIILTRIGNSIGKLLKVDVCTSATLRGRYARLCLKLPLEQPVQNHILVGHHKQAILYEGENILCKACGRIGHTCHNCSYSNQPIKQKGEQKLLKISQPVQEEDQEWQTVSFPKKARL; from the coding sequence ATGAAGTCTTTATTGCCAATACATACTCAATGGATAGGACTTCAGCAATTCCAATGGAGATTTCAATCATCAGAGACAGAAGCAACTAAGCTGGGGGAATCGTCACAAAATGTGAGACAAATAATTCTAACGGAGGATGACAGGAAACGCATCTACAATCCTTGGAGATATTCAGTCATTATAAAACTTATGGGGAAGCGCCTAATGCACCACTATCTCAAACAAAAAGTACAAGACTTGTGGAAGCATAATGAAAACTTTTCATTAATTGACGTTGAAGAAGACTACTATACTGTCAAGTTTGCAAAAGAAGAAAACATGATCAAGGTGCTTCAAAATGGACCTTGCTTTATAAATGGCTTTTTCTTATCAGTACAAAAATGGGTGCCTAATTTCGTAGCTAAGAAAGCACAACAAAGTTACACTGCAATATGGGTACGATTACCACAACTTCCTACAGAATTTTACGATAAAATTATCCTAACAAGAATTGGAAACAGTATTGGAAAATTACTTAAAGTAGACGTGTGTACGTCAGCCACACTAAGGGGAAGATACGCAAGGCTGTGCCTGAAATTGCCATTGGAACAGCCAGTACAAAATCATATACTGGTTGGACATCACAAGCAAGCTATCCTATACGAGGGAGAAAATATACTCTGCAAAGCCTGCGGAAGGATAGGGCATACGTGCCATAATTGTTCCTACTCTAATCAACCAATCAAGCAAAAGGGAGAACAAAAACTATTGAAGATATCTCAACCCGTGCAAGAAGAAGATCAAGAGTGGCAGACGGTTTCTTTTCCCAAAAAAGCAAGGTTATAA